The nucleotide window AAAGGCGCTGGGCCACGGCCCCGCCGGGCTCCCTGCACCCCCCAAGAGCTGCCCCACCCTGGGCACCCACagtccagcacagccccccagccccgctccaGAGTCCCAGGTGGCGGCGGTGACAAGGATGCTCTGCCCTTGGTCACTCTGGCCATGCCAGAGCAAGGGATGGTGTCCCCTCACTGAGGGGGATGGTGTCCCTGTGCAGCCCCGCCATCCTCAGAAGTAGGTGAGGTTCTTGACAAGTCCCAGCTCCAGCATCCGCTTGATGGCCATGGCCTCGTGTGACACGTTGTGCTCTGACCCCTgtgggatggggagcaggggctgatACCAGAGTCTGGCAAGGAGGGGCCACAGGCTTTCCTTCCACCCCTCCCACCTTCCCACCCTCCACCTTGCCCACCCCACCAGCAGGGACTTCAGCCCCCCACCCAAAGCACGGACGGAACCCTTCCCACCCAATTCCCGTGTCCATGAGCTCTTCTCACACATAATGTGGGGATGGATCAGACTCTCCAATGCCTCCAAAGAGGCTACCAAGTTGGATGATGACCATCCAAAGGACATTCCAAAGGACATCTGGACTTCAACCTTCATCATGGGAGTGAGAGGGAAGAACCTCCTACACCATTCAGCatcctggcactgctctcctgGGCTGCCACCCCCCGATCCTGGGGGACAAATGAGGGGAACGGAGATAAAACTGTGGAGCAAACACTTACAGCCATGGACTTGAGCGTGATCTGTTCGTAGTAGTGGATGGTTTGCTTCTTGTTGGCTGAATCGGGGTAGCCAAAGCCCGCGATGTGCACCAGGTCACAGAAGTGCAGTGCCAAGGTGATGGCCAGCAGCCCCGTGGTGGGCTTCTAGGGGACAAAGAGCCACAGTCTTGTGGGAGCTACACAGGGACATGCTGTCCCCCCTCAGGGTGTGCAGGGAGAGTGGCCATCCTCACCCCTTACCTGTTTGACCTTCCGTGATTGCTTCATGGGGAGGTTCAGCAGTTTAGCAGCAGTTACTTCCATGTAGTAGGGATTGAGGATGCGCACTTGCTCTGGGTTGGCGTCCCAGATCAACGGGGGCTGTTTCCAAAACCCTTTCCGAACCTGCAAGAGGCCAAATGTCCCCAGGAGTGGGGTGGCATGTCAACTggagtctggagcagccagAGAGGGGTTGGACTTGGTTCCCCACCACACTCACCCTCTTCTTGTCATTAAGGATGGCCTCCATCCACTGGAAGTCGGAAGGCTTGAAGGGCACGAGCACCAGCAGCGTGTCGGGGTTGTTCTCGGCCCGGGGGTCGAAGTGGGCTGACTCCGGGTAGAAGAGGCGCATGGTGGTCTTGGAGCCCACGTCTTGCTCATAGCCATGGACCGGGGCGTTGTTCAGCCTTTGGGACATCACAGGTGTCAGTCCCAGCTGCGGGCGGCACAGGGGAGGGAGCGGTGggccgggcccagggctgtACCTGATCACAACATCGTAGGTGTTGATGGTGTCCCCCATGGAGCTGTTGCGGAGCCGGTGGCCGTT belongs to Cinclus cinclus chromosome 25, bCinCin1.1, whole genome shotgun sequence and includes:
- the ST3GAL4 gene encoding CMP-N-acetylneuraminate-beta-galactosamide-alpha-2,3-sialyltransferase 4 isoform X3, translated to MINKSRGKILGVLALFLVMVWYSIYREDSFYFPVQENNKTTCPLGEVEKKAAQLIGNYTRDHPLFLQLKDYFWVKTPSLYELPYGTKGSEDVLLHLLSITQYSLPESIQSLKCRRCAVVGNGHRLRNSSMGDTINTYDVVIRLNNAPVHGYEQDVGSKTTMRLFYPESAHFDPRAENNPDTLLVLVPFKPSDFQWMEAILNDKKRVRKGFWKQPPLIWDANPEQVRILNPYYMEVTAAKLLNLPMKQSRKVKQKPTTGLLAITLALHFCDLVHIAGFGYPDSANKKQTIHYYEQITLKSMAGSEHNVSHEAMAIKRMLELGLVKNLTYF
- the ST3GAL4 gene encoding CMP-N-acetylneuraminate-beta-galactosamide-alpha-2,3-sialyltransferase 4 isoform X2, which translates into the protein MINKSRGKILGVLALFLVMVWYSIYREDRYTQLFYFPVQENNKTTCPLGEVEKKAAQLIGNYTRDHPLFLQLKDYFWVKTPSLYELPYGTKGSEDVLLHLLSITQYSLPESIQSLKCRRCAVVGNGHRLRNSSMGDTINTYDVVIRLNNAPVHGYEQDVGSKTTMRLFYPESAHFDPRAENNPDTLLVLVPFKPSDFQWMEAILNDKKRVRKGFWKQPPLIWDANPEQVRILNPYYMEVTAAKLLNLPMKQSRKVKQKPTTGLLAITLALHFCDLVHIAGFGYPDSANKKQTIHYYEQITLKSMAGSEHNVSHEAMAIKRMLELGLVKNLTYF
- the ST3GAL4 gene encoding CMP-N-acetylneuraminate-beta-galactosamide-alpha-2,3-sialyltransferase 4 isoform X1 codes for the protein MQPSGWKILGVLALFLVMVWYSIYREDRYTQLFYFPVQENNKTTCPLGEVEKKAAQLIGNYTRDHPLFLQLKDYFWVKTPSLYELPYGTKGSEDVLLHLLSITQYSLPESIQSLKCRRCAVVGNGHRLRNSSMGDTINTYDVVIRLNNAPVHGYEQDVGSKTTMRLFYPESAHFDPRAENNPDTLLVLVPFKPSDFQWMEAILNDKKRVRKGFWKQPPLIWDANPEQVRILNPYYMEVTAAKLLNLPMKQSRKVKQKPTTGLLAITLALHFCDLVHIAGFGYPDSANKKQTIHYYEQITLKSMAGSEHNVSHEAMAIKRMLELGLVKNLTYF